From Rutidosis leptorrhynchoides isolate AG116_Rl617_1_P2 chromosome 3, CSIRO_AGI_Rlap_v1, whole genome shotgun sequence, a single genomic window includes:
- the LOC139902818 gene encoding uncharacterized protein: MASSLPSPSFFKILLNPSDHSQLVLPDDFVSKHLQNKIPKDPIIQTSNGGYIWKLKIEKNGANYYFTNGWSDVVKEVKLGFGDLLLFRLIDKSTFRLLIYSPSGYPKVLPPKINVEQDIDSVGTVVDSVCVVDNDNVDDDDDDVVVCDVDDDVTDDDQEEEEEEDDKDEDYNNDDVVDVDDDDDDDDDDDVHIDGNDGDPFFILTISKAHESTLRLPTEFVELAKIDAEKTIILTNRDEQEWPVRVLFEKSNESERYYLSTGWAEFRQNNELLEGDECVFKYIKNEDKLCLAKVTKKKRSTRKWARPPHEHGDYVNVESGDDDDDDDDDIDDDDIDSEDDDASFSSTLSKTNKNILSQPSEKILSTEDDDNDSEDDDDDDDGDPSFTLIISKMFYFMLLPEEFSGLPGIKDRKTITIKNLDGEEIQVGLRLDKSYMKKKKKRYVLSSKWADFKRDNNLNKGDECVFKFIRNEDKLCLVKVIKNRTGLGPGRPPRKQGGDNDAEDDDNDAEDDDNDEHEAEDDDNDVEDEDGGVDINGDVGDPLFTVVITKYPALRLPDEFAGLPGIEDGKNMTVKNLEGEEQQLGLRFQKGYQNSGCYLLSKGWKPFASSNNLMYGDECVFKFIKSEGKLCLAKVTKKKGLAKPSQPSNNIPATKVVKRKTRKHDDDDDDDDDDDDDDDDDDDDDDDDDDDDDDDDDDDDDDDDDDDDDDDDDDDDDDDDPFVTVTIPKGPQWWIPKEFMDLPGIEAGKSVTVKNLDGTEQSWGLWSNKNRKGKNCLVSAGWGPFLRRNDLSQGDECVIKFIRSEGKFCLTEVNKIKRPKRKRQSADEILVDKVTNRTRGGSDSPIGTLRLTRSADNKRTKRGLSLLNDADVEVVKRPRGRLAKR; encoded by the exons ATGGCTTCTTCTCTCCCATCTCCTTCTTTCTTCAAAATTTTACTcaatccatctgatcactctcaactg GTATTACCAGATGATTTTGTGAGCAAGCATTTGCAAAACAAGATTCCTAAAGACCCAATAATCCAAACATCAAATGGAGGTTACATATGGAAATTAAAGATTGAAAAAAATGGTGCAAATTATTATTTTACCAATGGATGGAGCGATGTTGTTAAAGAAGTCAAATTGGGTTTTGGGGATTTACTTTTATTTAGACTTATTGATAAATCTACTTTCAGGTTGTTAATTTATAGTCCTAGTGGTTATCCAAAAGTTTTGCCCCCCAAAATTAATGTCGAACAGGATATTGATAGTGTTGGTACTGTTGTTGATAGTGTTTGTGTTGTTGATAATgataatgttgatgatgatgatgatgatgttgttgtttgtgatgttgatgatgatgtcaCTGATGATgatcaagaagaagaagaagaagaagatgacaaAGATGaagattataataatgatgatgttgttgatgtagatgatgatgatgatgatgatgatgatgatgatgttcatatTGATGGTAATGATGGTGATCCTTTCTTCATATTAACTATCTCAAAGGCTCATGAAAGTACATTG CGGCTTCCGACCGAATTTGTGGAATTGGCTAAAATTGATGCGGAAAAAACAATAATTTTGACGAACCGTGACGAACAAGAATGGCCCGTGCGGGTGCTGTTCGAAAAATCGAATGAGTCAGAAAGGTACTATCTTTCAACAGGGTGGGCTGAATTCAGGCAAAATAATGAGTTATTGGAAGGAGATGAATGTGTATTTAAGTACATTAAAAATGAAGATAAGTTATGTCTAGCAAAAGTCACCAAGAAGAAAAGGTCCACAAGAAAGTGGGCCCGGCCGCCACATGAACATGGTGATTATGTTAATGTCGAAagcggtgatgatgatgatgatgatgatgatgatatcgatGATGATGATATCGACAGTGAAGATGATGATGCGTCCTTTTCATCAACTCTgtcaaaaacaaacaaaaatatcttg TCACAACCATCTGAAAAAATTTTGTCCACTGAAGATGATGACAATgatagtgaagatgatgatgatgatgatgatggtgatcctTCCTTTACGCTGATTATCTCTAAAATGTTTTATTTTATG CTGCTTCCGGAAGAATTTTCGGGGTTGCCCGGAATAAAAGATAGAAAAACAATCACAATAAAGAATCTTGACGGAGAGGAGATTCAAGTGGGGTTGCGTTTGGATAAATCAtacatgaagaagaagaagaaacggtaCGTTTTATCATCGAAATGGGCTGATTTCAAACGCGATAACAATCTGAACAAAGGAGATGAGTGTGTATTTAAGTTCATAAGAAATGAAGATAAATTATGTTTAGTAAAAGTCATTAAGAACAGAACGGGTCTGGGTCCGGGTCGGCCGCCTCGTAAACAAGGTGGTGATAATGATgctgaagatgatgataatgatgctgaagatgatgataatgatgaacaTGAGGCTgaggatgatgataatgatgttgaaGATGAAGATGGTGGTGTTGATATTAATGGTGATGTTGGTGATCCTTTATTCACAGTGGTTATCACTAAATACCCTGCCCTG CGACTTCCTGACGAGTTTGCGGGTTTGCCCGGAATTGAAGATGGGAAAAACATGACGGTTAAGAATCTTGAAGGAGAAGAACAACAATTGGGGTTGCGTTTTCAAAAGGGGTATCAGAATTCGGGATGTTACCTTTTGTCGAAGGGGTGGAAACCTTTTGCAAGTAGTAATAATCTCATGTATGGTGACGAATGTGTCTTCAAGTTCATTAAAAGCGAAGGTAAGTTATGTTTGGCAAAAGTCACTAAGAAAAAAGGGTTGGCAAAGCCGTCACAACCATCCAATAATATCCCGGCTACTAAAGTTGTGAAGAGAAAGACTCgtaaacatgatgatgatgatgatgatgatgatgatgatgatgatgatgatgatgatgatgatgatgatgatgatgatgatgatgatgatgatgatgatgatgatgatgatgatgatgatgatgatgatgatgatgatgatgatgatgatgatgatgatgatgatgatgatgatgatcctttCGTTACCGTTACTATTCCTAAAGGTCCTCAATGG TGGATTCCGAAGGAATTTATGGATTTGCCTGGAATTGAAGCCGGAAAAAGCGTAACGGTGAAGAATCTTGATGGAACCGAGCAGTCATGGGGCTTGTGGTCGAATAAAAATAGGAAGGGTAAAAATTGCCTTGTGTCGGCTGGTTGGGGTCCGTTTTTGCGAAGGAACGATTTATCACAAGGAGATGAATGTGTAATCAAGTTCATCAGAAGTGAAGGTAAATTTTGTCTAACAGAAGTCAATAAGATCAAAAGGCCGAAACGAAAACGACAATCAGCTGATGAGATTCTGGTAGATAAAGTCACGAACAGGACGAGAGGGGGGTCAGATTCGCCTATTGGTACATTACGTTTAACAAGATCTGCTGACAACAAAAGGACGAAAAGGGGTCTATCGTTGCTTAATGATGCTGATGTGGAGGTGGTGAAGAGACCACGTGGAAGGCTAGCtaagcgatga